The following are from one region of the Phyllostomus discolor isolate MPI-MPIP mPhyDis1 chromosome 9, mPhyDis1.pri.v3, whole genome shotgun sequence genome:
- the LOC114505970 gene encoding PEST proteolytic signal-containing nuclear protein-like, whose protein sequence is MEGKVAVTALRSDQLKKLPTKPTKISQSGFAMGSQTTEKASAISAKLGWSKPKETAPTLAPNTLSLAGALSEDEDPEEMPPERKMRIKNSGSDAPTSAGANSSNEGKHGFSDNQMLWEGNIKFHFGNVHDPHN, encoded by the coding sequence ATGGAAGGGAAAGTTGCAGTCACAGCGCTGAGAAGCGATCAACTGAAGAAGCTGCCAACAAAGCCTACAAAGATCTCCCAGTCTGGGTTTGCCATGGGCAGTCAGACGACGGAGAAAGCCTCAGCCATATCCGCCAAACTTGGGTGGAGTAAACCTAAAGAAACAGCTCCAACTCTTGCTCCAAACACCCTTTCACTAGCAGGAGCTTTGAGTGAAGATGAAGATCCAGAGGAAATGCCCCCAGAAAGGAAGATGAGGATTAAGAATTCTGGAAGCGATGCACCAACATCAGCAGGAGCAAACTCCTCTAACGAAGGAAAACATGGGTTTTCTGATAACCAGATGCTATGGGAGggaaacataaaatttcattttggcaACGTCCATGACCCACACAATTAA